The following are encoded in a window of Sminthopsis crassicaudata isolate SCR6 chromosome 3, ASM4859323v1, whole genome shotgun sequence genomic DNA:
- the WIPF1 gene encoding WAS/WASL-interacting protein family member 1, translating into MPVPPPPAPPPPPTFALANTEKPSLNKSEQAGRNALLSDISKGKKLKKTVTNDRSAPILDKPKGSGGGGSSFGGGGSGGGFGGASSGATGGGFGGSGPPGLGGLFQAGMPKLRSTANRDNVSESGGARPPILPPGGRATSAKPFSPPGGVGRFPTPSPGYRTGPPEPQRNRMPPPPRPDLGAKPDSGPPPVPSTPRPTQSSLHNRGSPPVPGVHRQPSLGPTPPPFPGNRSAGFGGIRQSSPGASSPFSNRPPLPPAPSRAMDDKPPPPLPPMGNRPLVNREGAPPPPPPQNNKPPVPSTPRPSSSSQAPPPPPPPSRPGPPPVPPVSSGNDEIPRLPQRNLSLTSSAPHLPSPGRSGPLPPPPNERPPPPVRDPPSRSGPLPPPPPINRNGNASRALPSTPQLPSRGGLENQRSSPRPPLPPDRPGSGAPPPPPPSSSMRNGFQDLSCEDEWESRFYFHPLSDLPPPEPYVPMTKSYPSKVARNESRSGSNRRERGAPPLPPIPR; encoded by the exons ATGCCTGTCCCTCCTCCTCCAGCACCTCCGCCTCCACCAACATTTGCTCTG GCAAACACAGAAAAGCCTTCCTTGAACAAATCAGAACAGGCTGGAAGAAATGCTCTCCTTTCTGACATTAGCAAAgggaaaaaactcaagaaaacaGTTACCAATGACCGAAGTGCACCGATATTGGACA AGCCTAAAGGATCTGGTGGTGGAGGCAGCAGCTTTGGAGGAGGTGGCAGTGGTGGCGGATTTGGTGGAGCTAGTAGTGGTGCCACTGGAGGTGGTTTTGGAGGGAGTGGTCCACCTGGTTTAGGTGGATTATTCCAGGCCGGAATGCCAAAGCTGAGATCCACGGCCAACAGAGATAATG TTTCAGAGTCGGGAGGAGCCCGCCCCCCTATTTTGCCCCCGGGAGGAAGAGCTACGTCCGCAAAACCATTTTCTCCCCCTGGAGGTGTAGGGCGGTTTCCTACACCTTCTCCGGGCTACAGAACTGGTCCTCCCGAGCCCCAGAGGAATCGAATGCCTCCTCCTCCCAGGCCTGACCTGGGCGCAAAGCCTGACAGCGGTCCGCCTCCCGTGCCTAGCACGCCAAGGCCAACACAATCAAGTCTCCACAACCGAGGCTCTCCCCCAGTGCCCGGGGTACACAGGCAGCCCAGCCTGGGGCCAACGCCTCCTCCATTTCCTGGGAACCGAAGTGCAGGATTTGGTGGGATTCGACAGTCATCTCCAGGCGCCTCATCTCCCTTCTCCAACAGACCTCCCCTTCCTCCTGCCCCGAGCAGGGCCATGGATGACaagccgccgccgccgcttccTCCAATGGGCAACAGGCCTTTGGTCAATAGAGAAGGGgctcccccacctcctcctcctcaaaaCAATAAGCCTCCCGTGCCTTCCACGCCCAGGCCATCCTCCTCGTCACAGGCCCCACCTCCACCTCCCCCTCCCAGCAGGCCTGGCCCTCCTCCTGTGCCTCCGGTGTCCAGCGGGAATGATGAAATCCCCAGGCTTCCCCAACGGAATCTGTCCCTTACTTCTTCTGCGCCTCACTTACCTTCACCAGGGCGTTCTGGTCCACTTCCTCCCCCACCCAATGAGAGACCGCCTCCTCCAGTGAGAGATCCACCAAGCAGATCAG gACCTCTTCCACCTCCTCCACCTATAAACAGAAATGGCAATGCTTCCCGAGCACTGCCTTCTACACCTCAACTGCCTTCCAGAGGTGGATTAGAAAACCAGAGAAGTAGCCCAAGGCCTCCCCTTCCTCCAGACAGACCTGGCTCTGGAGCTCCACCTCCCCCACCACCTTCATCTTCAATGAGAAATGGCTTTCAAGACTTATCATGTGAAG ATGAGTGGGAAAGCAGATTTTACTTCCATCCACTATCTGATTTGCCGCCTCCAGAGCCATATGTTCCAATGACCAAGAGTTACCCCAGCAAAGTGGCAAGAAATGAAAGCCGAA GTGGCTCCaacaggagagaaagaggagcTCCTCCACTTCCCCCAATCCCCAGGTGA